The DNA sequence ATCCGAGCACCGAGATATTGACTTGCTGTACGAAGGCGATGGTCTTCTCCGTGATCTCGACACCCTGTGCACCCATGGGCGCGAGAAACTCCAGCATCAAGGTCTCGATCTGATCGTCGATCCCGAACGCCTTCAGGATCGCAAACATCAGCGCCAGAACCGGCACGATCGCTAGGAGCGTGGTGTAGACAAGGCTCATGGCGCGAAGGTTCGCTTGGCCTGTGAGGAGGTCGCGAACGACCACCCAGAAGATCTGGGCGGCCACGACGAGCGGACGTCGAAAAAACGGGTCATCCTCTTTCGGTTTGGCCCAGATTTCTCGTGTGAGCCGCGCTTGCAGGTCTGAAACTAAGCTACCGAACACATGTGCCTCCACGCCCGAAAAGGGGGTTCCTTATTGCCATCAATGTACCTGTTTTGACAGATTTTGGCCAAAAACAGCGCATTCTCTCGCCAGCCGCTGAAGTTTTTTCCAGATCGGCCGTACGTCGCCCCTGCGTCAATCAAAAAGCCGGTCGGAGACCTGTTGCGAGGGAGGCCGGAACCCATTATCCAAACTGTTCGAAATAAGCCAGACTGTCCGTAACAAGACCGGGCCAATCTGTTCTAAACAAAAAGGGTAAGAAACATGTCTGACGCATGGATTATCGACGCCTGCCGCACACCGCGCGGCATTGGCAAAGTAGGCAAGGGCGCGCTGGCGGAAATCCACCCGCAGCAGCTTGGCGCCACTGTCCTGAAAGCGCTGAAAGAGCGCAACGACATCAAGACAGAAGAAGTCGACGACATCATCTGGGGCACAAGCTCTCAGAAGGGTCCGCAGTCTGGTGACCTGGGCCGCATGGCGGCATTGGATGCTGGCTATGACGTGCGCTCAAGTGCCATGACCCTCGACCGTTTCTGCGGCTCCGGTATCACATCAGTGAATATCGCTGCAGCAAACATCATGTCCGGCATGGAAGACATGACCATTGCTGGCGGCACGGAAATGATGTCGCTCTTTGGCAGCATGAACAAAGGCGGTTCGCCTTTCATGGACAATGGCAATAAGCGCCTGCGTCATGAGCACCCGCAGCCCCACCAGGGTGTCTGCGCTGATGCGATTGCTACACTGGAAAATATTCCTCGTGAAGCACTCGATGAACTCGCACTGGTAAGCCAGCAGCGTGCGGATGCAGCGATCAAAGGCGGTCACTTCGACAAAGGTCTGGTGCCGGTCTATCACGAAGATGGAACACTTGCGCTCGACAAGGAAGAGTTCCCGCGTCCGCAGACAACGATGGAAGGTCTTTCGAGCCTTGCACCGTCATTCGAAGCCATTGCTGACTTTGAGTTGGACGAAGAAGGTACAACCTTCCGCAAGCTCGTTCTCGCGAAATATCCTGACCTGAAAATCAACCATGTCCACCATGCCGGCAACTCCTCTGGTGTGGTCGACGGCGCAGCAGCTTTGCTTCTGGCTTCGCCAGAATATGCAAAAGCCAACGGTATGAAGCCGCGCGCTCGGATTGTCGCCATGTGCAACATGGGTGACAGCCCAACGCTGATGCTAAACGCACCTGTTCCGGCGGCGAAGAAAGTACTCGCGAAGGCCAACATGAAAATCGAAGACATTGACCTCTTCGAAATCAATGAAGCCTTCTCGGTTGTGACCGAAAAG is a window from the Rhodobiaceae bacterium genome containing:
- the fadA gene encoding putative acyltransferase: MSDAWIIDACRTPRGIGKVGKGALAEIHPQQLGATVLKALKERNDIKTEEVDDIIWGTSSQKGPQSGDLGRMAALDAGYDVRSSAMTLDRFCGSGITSVNIAAANIMSGMEDMTIAGGTEMMSLFGSMNKGGSPFMDNGNKRLRHEHPQPHQGVCADAIATLENIPREALDELALVSQQRADAAIKGGHFDKGLVPVYHEDGTLALDKEEFPRPQTTMEGLSSLAPSFEAIADFELDEEGTTFRKLVLAKYPDLKINHVHHAGNSSGVVDGAAALLLASPEYAKANGMKPRARIVAMCNMGDSPTLMLNAPVPAAKKVLAKANMKIEDIDLFEINEAFSVVTEKFIRDLDLDREKVNVNGGAMALGHPIGATGSILVGTMLDELERQDKQFGLVTMCAAGGMAPAVIIERMN